The following proteins are co-located in the Halocatena salina genome:
- a CDS encoding 3-hydroxyacyl-CoA dehydrogenase family protein, whose product MAQAVAVIGGGIMGSGIAQVLARHGYEVRVREISEELAEKARDRLVSGSFGLDDAVDGGHLTPDERDATLDRLTFTTDLEAATQGTEFVIEAVTEKLAVKGKVFRELDAVTDDQPLYSNTSGFSVTAIANAVSDPSRVAVTHFFNPVPVMSLVEIVRAPETDDAVIERATELADELDKTAVVIDDDPGSYGFIANRCYGAMRREAQRIVDEGIATEEQVDTALEEGYNLPVGPFSLRGIGEEWD is encoded by the coding sequence ATGGCACAAGCAGTTGCAGTCATCGGTGGCGGCATCATGGGCAGTGGAATCGCACAGGTACTCGCGCGTCACGGCTATGAGGTCCGCGTCCGTGAAATCTCTGAAGAGCTAGCCGAGAAAGCCCGCGATCGGCTGGTATCGGGCAGTTTTGGACTCGACGACGCCGTCGATGGCGGCCACCTCACGCCAGACGAGCGTGATGCGACGCTCGATCGGCTCACGTTCACGACCGATCTCGAAGCCGCAACGCAGGGAACGGAGTTCGTCATCGAAGCCGTCACAGAGAAGCTGGCGGTCAAAGGGAAGGTGTTTCGAGAACTGGATGCCGTGACGGACGATCAACCGCTGTACTCGAACACCAGCGGCTTTTCGGTGACGGCGATCGCAAACGCCGTTTCCGATCCCTCACGGGTCGCGGTGACGCACTTTTTCAATCCCGTTCCAGTGATGTCGCTCGTCGAGATCGTTCGCGCGCCCGAGACCGACGACGCAGTCATCGAACGCGCCACAGAACTAGCCGACGAACTCGACAAGACCGCCGTCGTTATCGACGACGATCCTGGGTCGTACGGCTTCATCGCCAACCGGTGTTACGGTGCGATGCGACGAGAAGCCCAGCGGATCGTAGACGAAGGGATCGCTACAGAAGAACAGGTCGATACGGCGCTCGAAGAAGGGTACAACCTTCCAGTCGGTCCGTTTTCGCTTCGCGGGATCGGCGAAGAGTGGGACTGA
- a CDS encoding enoyl-CoA hydratase/isomerase family protein: protein MEDLETVLIEFDETSGVGTITLNRPESLNALNDQLSRDIVTGLQRLEEEELRVAVIEGVGEKAFCAGADIGGFSSESSVERSERPVHTFVSEFPVPVVAKIDGYCLGGGFELALACDLRLASADSEFGFPEVNLGLLPGAGGVQFVTKLCGPATAMELAMRGEHVSAEWAAEEGLVNHVYSPDQFESEVDDFVAQLAGQAPLAIRAIKKSARMAVDAGRSEGRQYDRRLFNELLTTDDFAEGAAAFSEDREPEFEGR, encoded by the coding sequence ATGGAGGATTTGGAGACCGTTCTGATCGAGTTCGATGAAACGAGCGGCGTCGGGACGATCACGCTGAACCGCCCCGAATCGCTGAATGCGCTGAACGATCAGCTCTCACGGGATATCGTTACCGGCCTGCAACGCCTCGAAGAGGAGGAGCTTCGTGTTGCTGTGATCGAAGGTGTGGGCGAGAAAGCGTTCTGTGCGGGGGCGGACATCGGTGGCTTTTCGAGCGAATCGTCGGTCGAGCGCTCCGAACGGCCCGTACACACGTTCGTTTCCGAGTTTCCGGTACCGGTGGTGGCAAAGATCGACGGCTACTGTTTGGGTGGCGGTTTCGAACTCGCGTTGGCGTGTGACTTGCGGCTGGCGAGCGCGGACAGCGAATTCGGCTTTCCTGAGGTGAATCTCGGGCTGTTACCCGGTGCTGGCGGCGTCCAGTTCGTTACGAAGCTATGTGGACCGGCTACTGCGATGGAGCTGGCTATGCGCGGTGAGCACGTTTCAGCGGAGTGGGCCGCCGAAGAGGGTCTCGTGAACCACGTGTACTCCCCGGACCAGTTCGAGAGCGAGGTCGACGATTTCGTGGCGCAGCTGGCCGGCCAAGCACCGCTTGCGATCCGCGCGATCAAGAAATCCGCTCGGATGGCCGTCGATGCGGGACGTTCGGAGGGTCGACAGTACGATCGACGGCTGTTCAACGAACTGCTCACCACCGACGACTTCGCGGAGGGCGCGGCGGCGTTCAGCGAGGACCGAGAACCGGAGTTCGAAGGTCGCTGA
- a CDS encoding carbohydrate ABC transporter permease, with the protein MAGKTGESTRSRRTYVPWDSLPASRETIVGIGTVLPVVALYMLIAVVPIAFAFWASLHDIHTLNPEWEWVGLENYSEVMEIATFWGSLWRGIVYMVGSTLIQLAVGLWMALVLNRITRGQKLLTAVVFTAYLIPTIIVSLVALRVFDPAGGVFQALGAEQFGLWGATEAPLGSREWAMPLLILIGSWKFSVFITIFTLAQLRAIPDRFYEAAKVCGANRWQMFRDITLPRLTGIILVVVLLRSIFMFNKFDIIWQLTQGGPGDATTTLPVLAYKTVYTDQAYGFANAIAVVMFLFLLVSAIAYFTLFNPSEEVETTT; encoded by the coding sequence ATGGCCGGCAAAACCGGAGAATCGACTCGATCTCGGAGGACGTACGTTCCGTGGGACAGCCTGCCCGCGAGCCGAGAGACGATCGTCGGGATCGGGACCGTTCTCCCCGTCGTCGCACTGTACATGCTCATCGCGGTGGTCCCGATCGCCTTCGCGTTCTGGGCATCGTTACACGACATCCACACGCTCAACCCGGAGTGGGAGTGGGTCGGTCTCGAGAACTACTCCGAAGTCATGGAGATCGCCACGTTCTGGGGCTCGCTGTGGCGCGGGATCGTCTATATGGTCGGCAGCACCCTCATCCAGCTCGCTGTCGGTCTCTGGATGGCGCTCGTGCTCAACCGCATCACTCGCGGTCAGAAGCTCCTCACCGCGGTGGTCTTCACAGCGTACCTGATCCCGACGATCATCGTCTCGCTGGTTGCACTCCGGGTGTTCGATCCGGCCGGGGGCGTGTTCCAGGCGCTCGGTGCCGAGCAGTTCGGCCTGTGGGGTGCCACCGAAGCCCCACTGGGGTCACGAGAGTGGGCCATGCCACTGTTGATCCTCATCGGCAGCTGGAAGTTCTCCGTCTTCATCACCATCTTCACGCTCGCACAACTGCGTGCGATACCCGACCGATTCTACGAGGCGGCGAAGGTGTGTGGCGCCAATCGGTGGCAGATGTTCCGTGACATTACGTTACCCCGTCTCACGGGGATCATTCTGGTTGTTGTTCTGCTCCGGTCCATCTTTATGTTCAACAAGTTCGACATCATCTGGCAACTCACGCAGGGCGGGCCCGGTGACGCCACGACCACGCTCCCCGTGCTGGCCTACAAAACCGTCTACACCGATCAGGCCTACGGGTTCGCCAACGCGATCGCCGTCGTCATGTTCCTCTTCTTGCTGGTGTCTGCGATCGCCTACTTCACGCTCTTCAATCCGAGCGAGGAGGTGGAGACAACCACATGA
- a CDS encoding helix-turn-helix domain-containing protein: protein MWEVSYVMTPDRGYFDRAETIVWETGVQLESIRSMEFVSDGSVVIVYEIDGSVDALRRCLEDAPEKVVDYVVARDADPVVIQIRFYPDETLKQLLSVQRSFGVSVRFPIRYVRQDPASVEIVEVGPREELNGRIRETRKLSSIHIEHVHPYHPSTPRWFAQLTDRQQEVLRTAVRTGYYRVPRETTHEDLAEELDCCASTVGQHLRRIEAQLVASILPASSITEAT, encoded by the coding sequence ATGTGGGAGGTTTCGTACGTCATGACCCCGGACCGGGGGTATTTCGACAGGGCGGAAACGATCGTTTGGGAGACGGGCGTGCAACTCGAATCGATTCGTTCGATGGAGTTCGTCTCGGATGGGTCGGTCGTGATCGTGTACGAGATCGACGGGTCGGTCGATGCGCTCCGGAGGTGTTTGGAGGACGCTCCCGAGAAGGTCGTCGACTACGTCGTCGCTCGGGACGCTGATCCGGTCGTGATTCAGATCCGGTTCTATCCGGACGAGACGCTCAAGCAACTGCTCTCGGTGCAGCGATCGTTCGGCGTTTCAGTTCGGTTTCCGATCCGGTACGTCCGTCAGGATCCCGCTAGCGTCGAAATTGTGGAGGTGGGACCACGAGAGGAACTCAACGGTCGCATCCGAGAGACGCGAAAGCTATCGTCCATCCACATTGAGCACGTCCATCCGTACCACCCGAGTACGCCCCGGTGGTTCGCCCAGCTCACGGACCGTCAGCAAGAAGTGTTACGCACAGCGGTTCGAACCGGCTACTACCGCGTTCCGCGAGAAACCACACACGAGGATCTCGCCGAGGAACTCGACTGTTGTGCGAGCACCGTCGGACAACACCTCCGTCGGATCGAGGCCCAACTCGTCGCTTCGATCCTGCCGGCCAGTTCCATTACGGAAGCGACGTGA
- a CDS encoding RDD family protein, with the protein MTDWTLDGFLPTRRQPAPALETADDRGVLLARGGAAVIDLFVCYVLIEFPLIYAFSVAFVGPYEALEGYVVVLSLLVLLPIYATYSFVFEWRYGRTPGKVNRNLLVVTVDGRPCTYRASAIRNLFLYVDLLGIPPLVIGFLSALVTDGRRIGDLAAETIVVRSVAPTDPDGAVAADLDTSAAGRAAESREN; encoded by the coding sequence GTGACTGACTGGACGCTAGATGGGTTTTTGCCGACCCGGCGGCAACCGGCGCCAGCACTGGAGACCGCGGACGACCGCGGTGTTTTGCTCGCCCGTGGCGGTGCGGCGGTGATCGACCTGTTCGTCTGCTACGTTCTGATCGAATTTCCGTTGATCTACGCTTTCAGCGTGGCGTTCGTCGGTCCCTACGAGGCGCTCGAGGGATACGTCGTCGTCTTGTCACTGCTCGTGCTCCTGCCGATTTACGCCACCTACTCCTTCGTCTTCGAGTGGCGCTACGGCCGAACACCGGGGAAGGTCAATCGCAATCTGCTGGTTGTCACGGTCGATGGCCGCCCGTGCACCTACCGCGCCAGCGCCATCCGGAACCTCTTTTTGTACGTCGATCTGCTCGGCATCCCGCCGCTCGTGATCGGCTTCCTATCGGCCCTTGTGACCGATGGTCGTCGCATCGGCGATCTCGCCGCCGAGACGATCGTCGTTCGCTCGGTGGCTCCGACGGATCCCGACGGGGCGGTCGCGGCCGATCTGGACACGAGTGCGGCCGGTCGGGCAGCGGAGTCCCGCGAGAACTGA
- a CDS encoding N-acyl homoserine lactonase family protein encodes MMEITIDLIDRGHIRTDLNHIIEGMAMGTAENPNPDTVMGEGPVYNLVIDHPEATILWDTGSHPAAGDGHWPAQLYAAFEHYDAHEHVLSDDLAAAGYALEEIDAVIQSHLHLDHAGGLHNFAGTDVPIYVHEAELKHAYYSANTDYGSDAYVAADFDHDLNWEIIHRESETHFSGIEFLHLPGHTPGLLGLQIELADETLLIAGDEAYMRQNYDEELPLGAGLLWDKRAWFESLRLLKDRERRHDALVVCGHDAGDAERLRKL; translated from the coding sequence GTGATGGAGATCACGATCGACCTGATCGACCGCGGTCACATCAGAACCGATCTGAACCACATTATCGAAGGAATGGCGATGGGAACCGCCGAGAATCCCAATCCCGATACGGTGATGGGCGAGGGACCGGTGTACAACTTGGTGATCGATCATCCCGAGGCGACCATCCTCTGGGACACCGGTTCGCATCCGGCAGCGGGAGACGGACACTGGCCCGCACAACTGTACGCGGCATTCGAGCATTACGACGCCCATGAACACGTCTTGAGCGACGATCTCGCGGCGGCGGGCTACGCACTGGAGGAGATCGACGCCGTGATCCAATCCCACCTGCATCTTGACCACGCCGGTGGATTGCACAACTTCGCGGGCACTGACGTTCCGATCTACGTTCACGAAGCCGAACTCAAACACGCCTACTACAGCGCGAACACCGATTACGGAAGTGATGCGTACGTCGCAGCGGATTTCGATCACGATCTGAACTGGGAGATCATCCACCGTGAGAGTGAGACCCACTTTTCAGGGATCGAGTTCCTGCACCTGCCCGGACACACGCCGGGGCTGCTCGGACTCCAGATCGAACTGGCAGACGAGACGCTACTCATCGCAGGAGACGAGGCGTATATGCGCCAGAACTACGACGAGGAGCTACCGCTCGGTGCTGGGTTGCTCTGGGACAAACGCGCGTGGTTCGAGAGCCTCCGATTGCTCAAAGACCGCGAACGGCGACACGATGCGCTGGTGGTGTGTGGGCATGACGCTGGCGATGCCGAGCGGCTCCGTAAACTGTGA
- a CDS encoding acyl-CoA dehydrogenase family protein: MEYHDSETAQDMADRVGAFMDDVVLPREREALATGEPITTEEMEALWEQAKERDLFAPQVPTEYGGQGLDFREMLPSFEQVGRSLIGARSIRANAPDEGNMHTLEMVGTPEQKEKWLRPLVSGEISSGFSMTEPMQGGGSDPKMLKTTAQKDGDEWVLNGHKWWTTGGMNADILLVMARTDPDAHPYEGTSIILVPADTEGVTVVRDIPHLGDHSITEQSVGHAEIKYENVRVPLKNTLGAENQGFQIAQMRLGGGRLTHCMRYSGMAERALDIAKAYLAEREAFGSTLADKQALRHRIADAETRLHAARTMVRHAARELDHSEARIEVAMAKLFTANVTNDIIDLAVQCCGGAGIGKDLPLAHFYEHVRAFRIVDGADEVHRRSIARDAFDAVEEVEIPNTPQFDEELWIDEFDG; this comes from the coding sequence ATGGAGTATCACGACTCCGAAACGGCCCAAGACATGGCAGATCGGGTAGGAGCGTTCATGGACGACGTCGTGCTTCCCCGAGAACGAGAAGCACTCGCAACTGGTGAACCAATCACGACCGAGGAGATGGAGGCGCTCTGGGAGCAGGCCAAAGAACGAGATCTGTTCGCGCCTCAGGTGCCAACAGAATACGGTGGTCAGGGACTCGACTTTCGGGAGATGTTGCCGTCGTTCGAGCAGGTCGGTCGCTCGCTGATCGGGGCGCGTTCGATTCGGGCGAACGCACCGGACGAAGGGAACATGCACACCCTCGAAATGGTCGGCACCCCTGAACAGAAAGAAAAGTGGCTTCGTCCGCTCGTAAGCGGCGAGATCTCCTCGGGCTTTTCGATGACCGAACCGATGCAGGGCGGGGGATCGGATCCGAAGATGCTCAAAACCACCGCCCAGAAAGACGGTGACGAGTGGGTTCTCAACGGTCACAAGTGGTGGACCACTGGCGGCATGAACGCCGACATCCTGTTGGTAATGGCCCGAACTGATCCCGACGCCCATCCCTACGAAGGGACGTCGATCATCCTCGTTCCGGCGGACACCGAGGGCGTGACCGTCGTCCGCGACATTCCGCACCTCGGAGATCACAGCATCACCGAACAGTCAGTCGGCCACGCGGAGATCAAATACGAGAACGTCCGCGTTCCACTCAAGAACACGCTCGGAGCCGAAAATCAGGGGTTCCAGATCGCCCAGATGCGTTTGGGTGGCGGGCGGCTCACCCACTGTATGCGCTATTCGGGGATGGCAGAACGCGCGCTCGACATCGCCAAGGCGTATCTCGCTGAACGCGAGGCGTTTGGCTCTACACTCGCTGATAAGCAGGCGTTGCGCCACCGGATCGCTGACGCGGAAACGCGGCTCCACGCCGCACGAACGATGGTCCGCCACGCGGCCCGCGAACTCGACCACAGCGAGGCTCGCATCGAGGTCGCAATGGCGAAGCTGTTCACCGCGAACGTCACTAACGACATCATTGATCTCGCTGTCCAGTGTTGTGGTGGGGCTGGCATCGGGAAGGATCTCCCGTTGGCGCATTTCTATGAGCACGTCCGGGCGTTTCGAATCGTTGACGGTGCCGACGAAGTCCACCGCCGATCGATCGCCCGCGACGCCTTCGATGCTGTCGAGGAGGTCGAGATCCCGAACACGCCCCAGTTCGACGAGGAGCTGTGGATCGACGAGTTCGACGGCTAA
- a CDS encoding ABC transporter ATP-binding protein, which yields MPDITIENLTKVYEESGDEIVAVDDVTLTIADGEFVTLVGPSGCGKTTTLRCVAGLNTPTSGTIRFGDRDVTETPVQERNIALLFQDIALYPHMSVQENIAYGLKIAGFSRQERIARVEEAAGLLQITDQLEKMPSELSGGQQQRVALGRSLVRDPEVFLFDEPMSDLDAKLKAELRPVIEKVTNEIGCPTLYVTHDQAEAMTMSDRVAVINDGELEQVAPPKEIYDEPDSEFVSRFIGQPSTQFFDGRIRAVNGTAELVVGDYEYEVDGLGGWNGDEVRVGLRPQHITVSNDADVGIPATHLLDEPLGDATHSFFETEFGEAIVVTGPDFEGDGEEYGLVFQSDAIRLFDTDSGVRIA from the coding sequence ATGCCGGACATCACGATCGAGAACCTGACGAAAGTGTACGAGGAATCGGGCGATGAAATCGTCGCAGTAGATGACGTAACGCTGACAATCGCCGACGGCGAGTTCGTGACGCTAGTGGGTCCTTCGGGCTGTGGCAAGACCACGACACTCAGGTGCGTCGCGGGGCTGAACACACCGACGAGCGGCACGATCCGATTTGGCGACCGAGACGTGACGGAGACACCCGTCCAGGAGCGCAACATCGCGTTGCTCTTTCAGGACATCGCGTTGTACCCGCACATGAGCGTTCAGGAGAACATTGCCTACGGCCTCAAGATCGCCGGGTTCTCCCGGCAAGAGCGCATCGCCCGCGTCGAGGAGGCCGCAGGGCTACTCCAGATCACCGACCAGCTCGAGAAGATGCCCTCGGAACTGTCCGGCGGTCAACAACAGCGCGTCGCGCTCGGTCGGTCGCTCGTGCGCGACCCTGAGGTCTTCCTGTTCGACGAGCCCATGTCGGACCTCGACGCCAAGCTCAAAGCCGAGCTGCGACCGGTCATCGAGAAGGTGACCAACGAGATCGGCTGTCCGACGCTGTACGTGACACACGATCAGGCAGAGGCGATGACGATGTCCGACCGCGTTGCGGTCATCAACGACGGCGAACTGGAACAGGTCGCCCCGCCAAAAGAGATCTACGACGAGCCAGATTCGGAGTTCGTCAGCCGGTTTATCGGCCAGCCGTCGACGCAGTTTTTCGACGGGCGGATCAGGGCCGTCAACGGAACAGCGGAGCTGGTGGTTGGCGACTACGAGTACGAGGTCGACGGTCTCGGAGGGTGGAACGGAGACGAGGTCCGCGTCGGTCTCCGGCCCCAGCACATCACCGTCAGCAACGACGCCGACGTTGGCATCCCGGCGACGCACCTGCTAGACGAGCCCCTCGGCGATGCGACGCACAGCTTCTTCGAGACAGAGTTCGGCGAGGCGATCGTTGTCACCGGCCCGGACTTCGAGGGCGACGGCGAGGAGTACGGGCTCGTCTTCCAGTCCGACGCCATCCGTCTGTTCGACACCGACTCCGGCGTCCGGATCGCTTGA
- a CDS encoding ABC transporter substrate-binding protein — translation MTRNTFNRREILTGAGVGIAASVAGCLGGGSDGGGDGAVHFITDYHTDSWEELWGEFKSEFESETDISMNIEEGGMSGTQEGRLAQLIQAGEPPDANTSTFDQVADIWESGQLDTVTDTVESIEAVNGEINTDAFLGEGDEIYQIPHGLYVSNFQYRADIYEKLGLEVPETFQDVLDNARAIDESDVDARGYGVAGMPTGKSQDEFLVLLASAGVSGIGLHWKDPDAREELEIHFPEKEVTTVLQYMKDLAEYSPDPTSIGWSESLSQWVQGQYAQCYHLNAWPVGIAAQTAEAEDSDALRGLAEATQIRAYPTWSEIDADENWLSAPAPDGYHIFASGTNPDGAKEWFEWLYADSMERTVSFYETDPGRFLPTYADVLGSDAFRNQDIFEAHPHLLEKLEQCQNEIWGNHYGSVDEANISSPESLYMQRQWFYGEMVNNVVTDSMSVQETYEWGLSQLEDAFADAQEQLG, via the coding sequence ATGACAAGAAACACCTTCAATAGACGGGAGATACTCACAGGAGCCGGTGTGGGAATTGCCGCATCGGTAGCGGGCTGTCTGGGTGGGGGCAGCGATGGTGGTGGTGATGGGGCGGTCCACTTCATCACGGACTACCACACCGACTCCTGGGAGGAACTCTGGGGGGAGTTCAAGTCGGAGTTCGAATCGGAAACCGACATCTCCATGAACATCGAAGAGGGCGGGATGTCCGGCACTCAAGAGGGACGGCTCGCCCAGTTGATTCAGGCGGGCGAGCCGCCGGACGCGAACACCTCCACGTTCGACCAGGTGGCCGACATCTGGGAAAGCGGCCAGCTCGACACCGTTACCGATACCGTAGAGTCGATCGAGGCGGTCAATGGGGAGATCAACACCGACGCGTTCCTCGGGGAAGGAGACGAAATCTATCAGATCCCCCACGGGCTGTACGTCTCGAACTTCCAGTATCGGGCGGACATCTACGAGAAACTCGGCCTGGAGGTGCCCGAAACCTTTCAGGACGTGCTCGACAACGCCCGGGCCATCGACGAGTCCGATGTCGACGCTCGCGGGTACGGGGTGGCTGGAATGCCGACTGGTAAGAGTCAGGACGAGTTTCTGGTCCTGCTAGCGAGCGCAGGCGTCTCCGGCATCGGCCTCCACTGGAAGGACCCGGACGCGCGCGAGGAGCTCGAGATACACTTCCCCGAAAAAGAGGTGACGACTGTGTTGCAGTACATGAAAGACCTCGCCGAGTACTCCCCCGACCCGACCAGCATCGGCTGGTCGGAGTCACTCAGCCAGTGGGTTCAGGGCCAGTACGCCCAGTGTTACCACCTCAACGCTTGGCCAGTGGGCATCGCAGCACAGACGGCCGAAGCCGAGGACAGCGACGCCTTGCGCGGGCTGGCCGAGGCGACCCAAATCAGGGCGTACCCGACCTGGTCGGAGATCGACGCGGACGAAAACTGGCTGAGCGCCCCAGCGCCCGACGGCTACCACATCTTCGCGAGCGGCACGAATCCGGACGGCGCCAAGGAGTGGTTCGAGTGGCTCTATGCCGACAGCATGGAGCGGACCGTGAGCTTCTACGAGACGGATCCGGGCCGGTTCCTCCCGACCTATGCCGATGTACTGGGGTCCGACGCGTTCCGGAACCAGGACATCTTCGAGGCCCACCCCCACCTGCTCGAGAAGCTCGAACAGTGCCAGAACGAGATCTGGGGCAACCACTACGGCAGCGTCGACGAAGCCAACATCTCCTCGCCGGAGTCGCTGTACATGCAACGCCAGTGGTTCTACGGCGAGATGGTCAACAACGTGGTCACCGACTCGATGAGCGTTCAGGAGACATACGAGTGGGGCCTTAGTCAACTCGAAGACGCCTTCGCGGACGCCCAAGAGCAGCTCGGCTGA
- a CDS encoding FAS1-like dehydratase domain-containing protein, with amino-acid sequence MPTKPLSALEAQVGTSHRTVEGFEIEAGKVAEFARAITDPNAVFFDAQTARDRGHDRIPAPLTFTRVGTFPRYAVGDERGFDLGFRPEHVLHGEQSYEYVRPVRVGDVLEGTTTLADCYQRDGERGGTMTFAVFETTYTDQDGDRVLTERTTSIETTGAIGEDGPPPTDRQPPTRTMEPRSIRPRQTVPAERVDSNAALAVGDTGPTVVVEDLHRQDFVRYAGASGDFNPIHYDEPYATAAGNERVFGQGMFTAGVTSRVLTDWFGVDRITSFGVRFRSRVFPGDTIVATGEIVDIESNGVEATVELEATADGETLLTGTATVTVE; translated from the coding sequence ATGCCGACTAAGCCGCTATCCGCGCTCGAAGCACAGGTCGGAACGTCCCATCGCACTGTCGAGGGATTCGAGATCGAAGCCGGGAAAGTGGCGGAGTTCGCTCGGGCGATCACCGATCCGAATGCCGTCTTTTTCGACGCACAGACCGCCCGGGATCGCGGTCACGACCGGATCCCTGCGCCGCTGACGTTCACGCGTGTCGGAACGTTTCCCCGCTATGCTGTCGGGGACGAACGTGGTTTCGATCTGGGGTTCCGGCCTGAGCATGTGCTCCACGGCGAGCAGTCGTACGAGTATGTCCGGCCCGTTCGTGTCGGTGACGTGCTGGAAGGGACAACCACTCTGGCCGACTGCTACCAGCGTGATGGCGAGCGTGGCGGCACGATGACGTTCGCCGTCTTCGAGACGACGTACACTGATCAGGACGGCGACCGCGTGCTGACCGAGCGAACGACGAGCATCGAAACCACGGGTGCGATCGGGGAGGACGGTCCACCGCCGACCGATCGTCAGCCACCGACCCGAACCATGGAACCACGGTCGATCCGCCCGCGTCAGACCGTTCCTGCAGAGCGGGTCGATTCGAATGCGGCGCTCGCTGTCGGTGACACCGGTCCGACAGTCGTCGTTGAAGACCTACACCGACAGGATTTCGTGAGGTATGCGGGCGCAAGCGGTGATTTCAACCCGATTCACTACGACGAACCATACGCCACAGCGGCGGGCAACGAGCGTGTCTTCGGACAGGGTATGTTCACTGCAGGCGTCACGTCGCGGGTCCTCACCGACTGGTTTGGGGTCGATCGGATCACGTCGTTCGGTGTGCGGTTCCGCTCGCGCGTGTTCCCTGGGGATACGATCGTCGCTACCGGCGAGATCGTCGATATCGAATCGAACGGCGTCGAGGCAACCGTCGAACTGGAAGCTACCGCCGACGGGGAAACGCTACTCACCGGCACGGCGACTGTCACCGTCGAGTGA
- a CDS encoding carbohydrate ABC transporter permease, whose amino-acid sequence MSRNEPPGGVFGLSYNDESRVFEALKLLSTVIIVVVGVWPVYWMAQLAVTEYETVEDAVTIVPTPETVTLDNFAVLANPEMYTYMFNTVVVAIGTIVTVVVVSLIAGYGLARLSFPQKENFARILLIGYLFSPIVIGIPLYQIWQSIGLLGTRIGLIIALSALSMPFAVWLMWKYIMTIPEAHEEAAWVDGASRWRGFRDVVVPQCRPAIIAAALFAFALAWNDFTFAQILLPSTETTTFAPGVLRAMSQAQFLPDAHLMAISLVMTLPPLLFAYFMQSYLLKGFQVRAL is encoded by the coding sequence ATGAGCCGGAACGAACCACCGGGAGGCGTGTTTGGTCTCTCCTACAACGACGAAAGCCGGGTGTTCGAGGCGCTGAAGCTCCTCAGCACGGTGATAATCGTTGTCGTCGGCGTCTGGCCGGTTTACTGGATGGCCCAGCTCGCTGTCACCGAGTACGAAACCGTCGAGGACGCCGTCACGATCGTTCCCACGCCCGAGACAGTCACGCTCGATAACTTCGCGGTCCTGGCGAACCCGGAGATGTACACCTACATGTTCAACACGGTCGTAGTAGCCATCGGCACCATCGTGACGGTCGTTGTCGTCTCGCTGATCGCCGGGTACGGTCTCGCGCGGCTGTCTTTCCCCCAAAAGGAGAACTTCGCGCGGATCCTCCTGATCGGGTATCTCTTCAGCCCCATCGTCATCGGGATCCCGCTCTACCAGATCTGGCAGTCCATCGGGCTGCTGGGCACCCGTATCGGGCTCATCATTGCACTATCGGCCCTCTCGATGCCCTTCGCGGTGTGGCTGATGTGGAAGTACATCATGACGATTCCGGAGGCCCACGAGGAGGCCGCGTGGGTGGACGGCGCCTCGCGCTGGCGGGGCTTTCGCGACGTCGTCGTTCCGCAGTGTCGACCGGCGATCATCGCCGCGGCGCTGTTCGCCTTCGCACTCGCCTGGAACGACTTCACGTTCGCGCAGATACTCCTCCCGTCGACCGAAACCACAACGTTCGCCCCCGGCGTGCTCCGGGCAATGAGTCAAGCACAGTTCTTGCCGGACGCCCACCTGATGGCGATCTCGCTGGTCATGACGCTGCCGCCGCTGCTTTTCGCCTATTTCATGCAGAGCTACCTGCTGAAGGGGTTTCAGGTCAGAGCCCTCTGA